One Aquificaceae bacterium DNA segment encodes these proteins:
- a CDS encoding EamA family transporter — translation MKSVIFALLASLVWGTAPVLFKLGLRGEIPPVTALVFHNLSAFLLALSVTAFTGMKLNYPLKEVMLVAAGGIMSGFLGLLFFFKAVKAGDVSVVAPIASTSPLWGSLVAFLLLGEPFSLLRAFGILLVVCGIVLISLSSGR, via the coding sequence ATGAAAAGCGTAATTTTTGCCCTTCTTGCGAGCCTTGTGTGGGGGACAGCTCCCGTGCTTTTCAAACTGGGCCTGAGGGGAGAAATACCTCCTGTAACCGCCCTGGTGTTTCATAACCTCTCTGCTTTTCTGCTTGCCCTTTCAGTTACAGCATTCACAGGAATGAAGCTGAACTACCCTCTCAAAGAAGTTATGCTAGTAGCCGCTGGTGGTATAATGTCGGGCTTTCTCGGACTTCTTTTTTTCTTTAAAGCTGTAAAGGCTGGAGATGTGTCGGTGGTAGCGCCAATTGCCTCCACATCTCCTCTATGGGGTTCTCTGGTTGCCTTTCTCCTTCTCGGTGAGCCCTTCAGCTTGCTGAGGGCCTTTGGTATACTTCTG
- a CDS encoding HAD-IA family hydrolase → MHLSAILFDLDGTLIDSYRDIGIHLNRTLRDFNLPQVDIESVRHMVGGGARELLKRFFSNGLLEEALAVFRDYYMKEPVIYTKPFEGIEEALSRAMDKNISLAVVTNKMEALSKLILKELGLLDYFSLVVGGDTLSEKKPSPLPVLYTLQSLGVSPAQALMVGDTEADMTAGRLAGVKRGLARWGYVKLEKEVPDFELEKPTDLLKRFI, encoded by the coding sequence ATGCATCTGAGTGCCATACTCTTTGACCTGGATGGAACACTTATAGACTCCTACAGGGATATAGGTATACATCTGAACAGAACATTAAGAGACTTTAATCTACCCCAGGTGGACATAGAAAGCGTAAGGCACATGGTGGGGGGTGGAGCAAGGGAGCTACTTAAAAGGTTCTTCTCCAACGGCCTTCTGGAGGAGGCGCTGGCTGTCTTCAGAGATTACTACATGAAAGAGCCTGTAATTTACACAAAGCCCTTTGAGGGCATAGAGGAGGCTCTTTCCCGTGCAATGGACAAGAACATAAGTCTTGCGGTAGTCACCAACAAGATGGAAGCCCTTTCAAAACTTATACTGAAGGAGCTTGGGCTTTTAGATTACTTCTCGCTGGTGGTGGGTGGGGACACGCTGAGCGAGAAAAAGCCCTCTCCTCTTCCCGTGCTATACACCCTCCAGTCTCTTGGTGTTTCACCTGCGCAGGCCCTGATGGTTGGAGATACAGAGGCGGACATGACCGCCGGTAGGCTTGCAGGAGTTAAAAGAGGGCTTGCCAGGTGGGGTTATGTGAAGCTTGAAAAAGAAGTGCCTGACTTTGAGCTGGAAAAACCCACAGACCTTCTCAAGAGATTTATCTAA
- a CDS encoding HU family DNA-binding protein, translated as MTKAELVSAIAKGAGITKKQADAALRSAIQAVSGALKKGERVAVPGFGIFAVRTRAERKGRNPRTGAEIKIPSRKVVTFRPAKELRESVK; from the coding sequence ATGACCAAAGCTGAGCTTGTTTCAGCCATAGCCAAAGGGGCAGGTATTACCAAGAAGCAGGCTGATGCCGCCCTGAGATCTGCAATTCAGGCAGTCTCTGGAGCTCTCAAAAAGGGTGAAAGAGTGGCAGTGCCAGGGTTCGGCATATTTGCTGTAAGGACCAGGGCAGAGAGGAAGGGGCGCAACCCCAGAACAGGTGCAGAGATAAAGATACCTTCAAGAAAGGTGGTCACCTTCAGGCCTGCAAAGGAGCTCAGAGAGTCTGTAAAGTAA
- a CDS encoding RsmE family RNA methyltransferase has product MERLVCTGKEGELLLITGQEFNHFRALRLKKDDRLEVFCEGRLFLSLVVSVEKGCAFCRPLEEISIPLPEPEVNLYQCVPSDLKLMEEVIDRASQTGARSLVPVICKRGFQKPGLIEEKLERWKRLSLVSFKQCKRPAPMEIGRPVQLSGLRAKEEISLVLDNFSAELGIRELDMNRKSYGVVVGPEGGLSLEEVQALKDRGFKPLFLRPYILRTEMAGAVAIALIMNLAGKG; this is encoded by the coding sequence ATGGAAAGGCTTGTATGCACAGGGAAGGAGGGAGAGCTTCTACTCATAACTGGTCAGGAGTTCAATCACTTCAGGGCTTTGAGGCTAAAAAAAGATGACAGGCTTGAAGTCTTCTGTGAAGGCAGGCTGTTTCTCAGCCTTGTGGTGTCCGTTGAAAAAGGATGTGCCTTCTGCAGGCCACTGGAAGAGATAAGCATACCTCTGCCGGAGCCTGAGGTAAACCTTTACCAGTGCGTTCCTTCAGACCTGAAGCTCATGGAAGAGGTAATAGACAGGGCAAGTCAGACGGGTGCAAGGTCTCTTGTTCCTGTTATATGTAAAAGAGGTTTTCAGAAGCCAGGCCTGATTGAAGAAAAGCTGGAAAGGTGGAAAAGACTGAGCCTTGTATCTTTCAAGCAGTGCAAAAGACCCGCGCCCATGGAAATAGGCAGACCTGTTCAACTCTCCGGGCTAAGAGCGAAGGAAGAGATATCCCTTGTGCTTGATAACTTTTCCGCAGAGCTCGGGATAAGGGAGCTCGACATGAACAGAAAGAGCTATGGTGTAGTGGTTGGTCCTGAGGGCGGGTTGTCTCTGGAAGAAGTGCAGGCTCTGAAGGATAGAGGGTTTAAGCCTCTTTTCTTGAGACCTTACATACTCAGGACTGAAATGGCCGGAGCTGTGGCCATAGCCCTCATAATGAATCTTGCAGGAAAGGGCTAA
- a CDS encoding thioredoxin fold domain-containing protein, producing MRRLFSALILLFLASCQQKPVVSDSEIKDIVPKNQYAMLIVESESCIYCKQLKRDLQTEKLARELEGMDVFSLLFESNARVRYILKGQEHVSTEEELAKALRVNSFPQLFFLDREGNIVLHLPGYQPPKTLACSIRFVKEGKYRETQYMDYMKAERCI from the coding sequence ATGAGAAGGTTGTTTTCTGCACTGATTCTTTTATTTCTGGCATCTTGCCAGCAAAAGCCTGTGGTATCAGACTCTGAGATAAAGGACATAGTGCCAAAGAACCAGTATGCCATGCTCATAGTAGAGAGCGAGAGCTGCATATACTGTAAACAGCTTAAAAGAGACCTTCAGACAGAAAAACTTGCACGCGAGCTGGAAGGAATGGATGTCTTCAGCCTCCTGTTTGAGAGCAACGCAAGGGTCAGATACATACTGAAAGGACAGGAGCATGTTAGCACGGAGGAAGAGCTTGCAAAAGCGCTCAGAGTCAATTCCTTTCCTCAGCTCTTTTTCTTAGACCGGGAGGGCAACATAGTGCTTCATCTGCCGGGCTATCAGCCTCCCAAAACCCTTGCCTGCAGTATAAGGTTTGTAAAAGAGGGAAAATACAGAGAAACACAATATATGGATTACATGAAGGCTGAAAGATGCATCTGA
- a CDS encoding DUF167 domain-containing protein, giving the protein MIVRVRAKPNSRMEYIKHVEKDLYEVAVKEPPEDNRANKRIIEILAENFNVSKSNIKLVRGSRARIKIFEVLLG; this is encoded by the coding sequence GTGATAGTCAGGGTCAGGGCAAAGCCAAACTCAAGGATGGAATACATAAAACACGTTGAAAAGGATTTATACGAGGTTGCGGTAAAAGAACCGCCAGAAGATAACAGAGCCAACAAAAGGATAATAGAAATCCTCGCAGAAAACTTTAATGTTTCTAAATCAAACATAAAGCTGGTGAGGGGTTCCAGGGCAAGGATTAAAATTTTTGAAGTCCTTCTGGGTTAG
- the epmA gene encoding elongation factor P--(R)-beta-lysine ligase yields the protein MLSEWSEFIQRIRGFFTDRGYLEVHTPILLEFPNIDLNVEPVEVKVVECGKERRLWLQTSPEFSMKKLLSKQRRDIFQVARVFRNHECGRLNKREFTMLEWYKLHADYSYLIQEICELLNFLGIARECKTTRLEHAFEEYAGIVLSEDEEIFKNNLLAYGYEFDDKEDWESLFFRIYIEVERKLGEHMPEFVTHFPARLSSYAKVVDGYAERFELYIKGIEIANGWTEETDPEEIGRRMEEYRRGRELPIDEGLLMAYRNFPPCAGCSIGLERLFMVYMNLDSLEELYF from the coding sequence ATGCTCTCGGAATGGTCTGAGTTTATTCAGAGGATAAGAGGGTTTTTCACAGATAGGGGATACCTTGAAGTCCATACTCCCATACTGCTTGAGTTTCCAAACATTGACCTGAATGTAGAACCTGTAGAGGTGAAAGTGGTGGAGTGTGGAAAGGAAAGGAGGCTCTGGCTTCAGACTTCACCTGAGTTCTCCATGAAAAAGCTCCTTTCAAAGCAAAGAAGGGATATTTTTCAGGTGGCAAGGGTCTTCAGGAACCATGAGTGCGGGAGGCTGAACAAAAGAGAGTTCACCATGCTTGAATGGTATAAACTCCACGCAGATTACAGCTACCTCATACAGGAAATATGCGAGCTTCTGAACTTTCTGGGAATAGCCAGAGAGTGTAAAACTACCAGGCTTGAGCACGCCTTTGAGGAGTATGCGGGCATAGTTCTCTCTGAGGATGAGGAAATATTCAAAAACAACCTTCTCGCATATGGCTATGAGTTTGATGACAAGGAAGACTGGGAGAGTCTTTTCTTCAGAATATACATAGAGGTGGAGAGGAAGCTTGGTGAGCATATGCCAGAATTCGTAACCCATTTTCCTGCAAGGCTGAGTTCTTATGCAAAGGTTGTGGATGGCTACGCTGAACGGTTTGAGCTTTACATAAAGGGTATAGAAATAGCCAACGGCTGGACTGAGGAGACTGACCCGGAGGAAATAGGAAGGAGGATGGAGGAATACAGAAGGGGGAGAGAGCTTCCTATAGACGAGGGGCTTTTAATGGCTTACAGGAACTTTCCCCCCTGCGCCGGCTGTTCCATAGGTCTTGAGAGGCTCTTTATGGTTTACATGAACCTTGACAGCCTTGAGGAGTTATACTTTTAA
- a CDS encoding prepilin peptidase — translation MEPLQLLEYVFLFALGASLGSFYNVLVYRMPRGMSIVSPPSSCPHCGQRIRWYDNIPIISYLLLRGRCRHCGGKISIRYPLVESSTGLLAVLCRHRFEDWLLSLIFFVFFSVLLVASLIDWDTFILPDSLTLGGLGFGLLTSFVRQDFSLQESLMGAVAGGGSFLLIYLYYTKLRKMEGLGFGDVKLMAFIGSVAGIWGVMYAVFLGSVLGLLYALPIIIRNRSLQFAVPYGPFLSMGVFVGVFLDLKRLFF, via the coding sequence GTGGAGCCACTTCAACTTTTAGAGTATGTGTTTCTGTTTGCACTGGGTGCAAGTTTAGGCAGTTTCTACAATGTGCTTGTATACAGAATGCCCAGAGGCATGTCCATAGTCTCACCCCCATCCAGCTGTCCCCATTGTGGGCAGAGAATAAGGTGGTATGACAACATACCTATAATCTCTTACCTTCTCCTCAGGGGTAGATGCAGGCACTGCGGTGGAAAAATATCCATCAGATACCCTCTCGTGGAATCTTCCACTGGACTTCTTGCGGTTCTGTGCAGGCACAGATTTGAGGACTGGCTTCTGAGCCTTATCTTCTTTGTGTTTTTTTCAGTCCTACTTGTGGCAAGCCTCATAGACTGGGATACCTTTATCCTCCCCGACAGCCTTACCCTTGGAGGGCTTGGCTTTGGGCTTCTTACCTCCTTTGTAAGGCAGGACTTTAGCCTGCAGGAAAGTCTTATGGGTGCTGTTGCCGGTGGTGGGTCCTTTCTTCTCATATACCTTTACTACACAAAGCTAAGGAAAATGGAGGGGCTTGGCTTTGGAGATGTAAAGCTTATGGCTTTTATAGGCTCTGTAGCTGGTATATGGGGTGTCATGTATGCGGTATTTCTGGGTTCAGTCCTTGGCCTCCTCTATGCCCTTCCCATAATAATCAGGAACAGAAGCCTGCAGTTTGCTGTGCCCTATGGACCCTTTCTCTCCATGGGTGTTTTCGTGGGAGTTTTTTTAGACCTCAAGAGGCTTTTCTTCTGA